The sequence TTCAGCGAGTGGAACCCGGCCACGGGCGCCGGGACCTGGCGCACCTATTACGCCTGGGGCGGCCCGAACTCGGAATCCAGCCACCTGATCCCCAACGCCCAGGAGCTGGGGATCAATGTCTCGTCCAGCTTCACCGGCTCGGGAACCACGGCCCTGGGGCTCAACCCTTTTTCGGTGAGCAACGGCGTCTTGACCATCACCGGCGCCAAGACCCCGACCGCCGACCTCGGCGCCCTGTGGAACTACCAGTACACCACCGGCGTGATCACCACCCAGCCGCACTTCGCCCAGACCTACGGCTACTTCGAAACCCGCGTCGAGTTCCCTTCCACGCCTGTGGGCCTCTGGCCGGCCTTCTGGCTGCTGCCGGCCAGCGGCGGCGGGGACAACGAGATCGACGTGTTCGAAATGGTCAACGACCAGCCCAACACCGTGCATGAGACGGTGCACTGGGACACCTCGACCGGCGCCAAGACCTACACCAGCTTTTCGACCTATGTGCCGAACCTGCTGCAGGGCTTTCACACCTACGGCGTCCTGTGGACCGCCTCGACCATCACCTGGTTCATCGACGGCGCGGCGGTGGGATCGCTCGCGACGCCGGCAGGCATGAACACGCCGATGTACATGATCACCAACCTGTCGGTCGGCGGCAACTGGCCCGGCGCGCCGGACTCGACTACGCAGTTCCCGGCCAAGTACCAGATCGACTACATCCGCGCCTATTCGCTGGGGACCTCGGCGCAGAGCTTCACCGCCTCCGCCAGCGGCGGCGACACCTTCTATGTGCACAATTCCGGCGACATCATCTCGGTCCCGGCCGGAACGCCCAACGAGTCGGTGGTCGCCGACGTCAGCTATGCGCTGCCCGCCAATATCCAGAACATCACGGTCAGCGGCTCCGGCCTTACGGCGACAGCCAACGGCATGGGCGACCACCTGACCAGCACGGGCGGCGCCAACACCCTGGTCGGTGGGGCGGGGATCGACACCTTCTACGTCAACAACACCGGCGACAAGGTGGTGGTCGCAGCCGGCCAGACCGCCGACGTCATCATCTCCAGCGTCAGCTATGCGCTGAGCGGCGATCTGCACATCCTGCGCCTGACCACCGCCGGCCTCACCGCCACCGGCAATGCAGCGGGGCACAACTACCTGACCAGCCTCAGCGGCGGCGACACCCTGATCGGCGGCGCCGGCGGCTATGACGTCTTCACCGTCACCAATTCAACCGATGTGGTGCAGGTCGCCGCCGGCACGCCCGGCGAAACCGTCAGGGCCTATGGCAGCTTCACCCTCGGCGCCAACATCCAGAACCTGGTCGCCGCCGGCGGCGCCGTCATGACTCTGACCGGCAACAGCATGGACAACGTCATCGCCGCGGGTAAGGGCGCTGACACCCTGACCGGGGGCGGCGGCAATGACATCTTCGTCTTCGCCCCGGGCGACAAGGTCGAGACCGTCACCGACTTCAACGCCACCACGGCCCACGACCAGATCGACATCAGCGCCTACCAGAGCGCCGGAATCACCGAGACCTTTGTCGATCACGGGACCTATTCCAC is a genomic window of Phenylobacterium montanum containing:
- a CDS encoding family 16 glycosylhydrolase, with the translated sequence MASGYYDYDGVWLAASATPTTKIWGVGVNTITAGSAATELYGSGQGTKMVGGTADDIFWQDNLNDQIIAGTSGVDTVIATLNYVLPAGIQNLTLNGTYENVVGIGNAMANIITADKAGETVMGGGGDDVIISAGGDTFLYAPGAAKDIIYNFHTGGANGDVVRLTGYSFNYFAEVQAAMTQVGSDVVLKLSSTDLIDFKNTTIGQFTAANFQLAVDTNQMTMTFDDEFNSFSEWNPATGAGTWRTYYAWGGPNSESSHLIPNAQELGINVSSSFTGSGTTALGLNPFSVSNGVLTITGAKTPTADLGALWNYQYTTGVITTQPHFAQTYGYFETRVEFPSTPVGLWPAFWLLPASGGGDNEIDVFEMVNDQPNTVHETVHWDTSTGAKTYTSFSTYVPNLLQGFHTYGVLWTASTITWFIDGAAVGSLATPAGMNTPMYMITNLSVGGNWPGAPDSTTQFPAKYQIDYIRAYSLGTSAQSFTASASGGDTFYVHNSGDIISVPAGTPNESVVADVSYALPANIQNITVSGSGLTATANGMGDHLTSTGGANTLVGGAGIDTFYVNNTGDKVVVAAGQTADVIISSVSYALSGDLHILRLTTAGLTATGNAAGHNYLTSLSGGDTLIGGAGGYDVFTVTNSTDVVQVAAGTPGETVRAYGSFTLGANIQNLVAAGGAVMTLTGNSMDNVIAAGKGADTLTGGGGNDIFVFAPGDKVETVTDFNATTAHDQIDISAYQSAGITETFVDHGTYSTINFSNGDVITLDGVHASSLSISGHYII